A genome region from Staphylococcus capitis subsp. capitis includes the following:
- a CDS encoding class I SAM-dependent methyltransferase, which translates to MTNENIFDQQFWKEAWDNDPNTQDKRMKRAGLGQPEAPGFEKWAENFNKNSFTEESQKRVKRIMSWIQNQTGGFENLSILDVGAASGVFSIPFSKESAKVTSLEPSSILHDMLKDNAQHYGVEIETINESFENIETTDIKKFDLVFASMCPAVTTWEAVEKAIDIAHQYVYVSLIAGPKENSIVDEVVAFLELEPSPMTADLYYLLQLLYCNNYTYETLIERHTQHAEKSVDEVMRQLPSWLKEVEIEMNAQQKESIEQYLRDKYGNHVPVVTGGKFGKVLITLQD; encoded by the coding sequence ATGACAAATGAAAATATCTTTGATCAACAGTTTTGGAAAGAGGCTTGGGATAATGATCCTAATACACAAGATAAAAGAATGAAACGTGCAGGTTTAGGTCAACCTGAAGCTCCAGGCTTTGAAAAATGGGCTGAAAATTTTAATAAAAATTCTTTTACTGAAGAGAGTCAAAAAAGAGTAAAACGAATTATGTCATGGATTCAGAATCAAACAGGAGGATTTGAAAACCTAAGTATACTGGATGTTGGTGCTGCTTCAGGAGTGTTTAGTATACCGTTCTCAAAAGAAAGCGCTAAAGTTACTAGTCTTGAACCCTCATCCATATTGCACGATATGTTAAAAGATAATGCGCAACATTATGGTGTAGAGATTGAAACAATTAATGAATCATTTGAAAATATTGAAACGACAGATATTAAAAAATTCGATTTAGTCTTTGCATCAATGTGTCCTGCAGTAACAACATGGGAAGCCGTGGAAAAAGCTATAGATATAGCTCATCAATATGTTTATGTCAGCTTAATAGCAGGACCTAAAGAAAACTCAATCGTGGATGAGGTCGTTGCTTTTCTTGAATTAGAACCTTCGCCGATGACTGCTGATTTATATTATTTATTGCAGCTACTTTATTGCAATAACTATACGTATGAAACCTTAATTGAACGTCATACACAACATGCTGAAAAAAGTGTAGATGAAGTCATGCGTCAATTACCTTCTTGGTTAAAAGAAGTAGAAATTGAAATGAATGCGCAACAAAAAGAAAGTATTGAACAATATTTACGAGATAAATATGGCAATCATGTACCCGTAGTTACCGGTGGTAAGTTTGGGAAAGTACTTATCACATTACAAGACTAA
- a CDS encoding NAD(P)/FAD-dependent oxidoreductase, protein MNIKDVKSVGIIGGGPGGLMLGLLLQQQGYEVSIFEKAGLDVNRDRGGSLDIHEESGQLPLKETGIINRFRELARFEGEDTRVLDKNGKVYYEETADPEVEGGRSEIDRGELCDIIIEQLSEGTVVYGKAFESLRRLDNGQVEVSFVEGDTAEFDFVVGADGAFSKVRPYLANVDVEYNGISMVELNVEDAYNQYPDLATFNKNGKMMAFGDHKAILGQVNGDGRIKVYMSYQMDYEEFEKFKEMSKSEIKEQLLQDFSDWDEDLKKYIEYAGDDMLLRRIYKLPIGFKWENQSNLTLIGDAAHLMSPFAGEGVNMAFYDAYLLAKALKENNNLQDALKEYEACMYEASEQSASESQANLEEMFGDDAAQKFGDFFNHIGELFEEHQAQKLDNK, encoded by the coding sequence ATGAATATAAAAGATGTTAAAAGCGTAGGTATTATTGGAGGAGGACCTGGTGGATTAATGCTAGGACTTCTTTTGCAACAACAAGGATATGAAGTGTCAATTTTTGAGAAAGCTGGGTTAGATGTAAATAGAGACCGTGGAGGTTCCTTAGATATTCATGAGGAGAGTGGCCAGTTACCATTAAAAGAAACAGGTATTATTAATCGATTTAGAGAGTTAGCTCGTTTTGAGGGTGAAGATACTCGCGTTTTAGATAAAAATGGTAAGGTTTATTATGAAGAAACAGCCGATCCTGAAGTTGAGGGAGGACGTTCAGAAATTGATCGTGGTGAACTATGTGATATCATCATTGAACAATTAAGTGAAGGCACAGTAGTATATGGTAAAGCGTTCGAATCACTTCGTCGTTTAGACAATGGACAGGTTGAAGTCTCATTTGTTGAGGGAGATACAGCTGAGTTTGACTTTGTAGTTGGGGCTGATGGAGCATTTTCAAAAGTGAGACCTTATTTAGCAAATGTGGACGTAGAATATAATGGTATTTCAATGGTTGAACTAAATGTAGAAGATGCATACAATCAATATCCTGATTTAGCAACGTTTAATAAAAATGGGAAAATGATGGCATTTGGTGACCATAAAGCAATTCTTGGTCAAGTGAATGGCGATGGAAGAATTAAAGTATATATGTCTTATCAAATGGATTATGAGGAATTTGAAAAATTTAAAGAAATGAGTAAGTCAGAAATTAAAGAACAGCTGTTACAAGATTTCTCGGACTGGGATGAAGATTTAAAAAAATATATTGAATATGCTGGGGATGATATGCTCTTACGTCGAATTTACAAATTGCCTATAGGGTTTAAGTGGGAGAATCAATCTAATCTCACTTTAATCGGAGATGCGGCGCATTTAATGAGTCCATTTGCAGGCGAGGGTGTTAATATGGCATTCTACGATGCATATTTATTAGCGAAAGCACTTAAAGAGAATAATAATTTACAAGATGCATTGAAAGAATATGAAGCATGTATGTATGAAGCTTCAGAACAGAGTGCAAGTGAGTCTCAAGCTAATTTAGAAGAAATGTTTGGTGATGACGCTGCTCAAAAATTTGGCGATTTCTTTAATCACATTGGTGAATTGTTTGAAGAGCATCAAGCACAAAAATTAGATAATAAATAA
- the lqo gene encoding L-lactate dehydrogenase (quinone), producing MAKSEKKDVVLIGAGVLSTTFGSMLKSIEPEWDIHLYERLDRPGIESSNERNNAGTGHAALCELNYTVQQPDGSIDIEKAKEINEQFEISKQFWGHLVKSGQIENPREFIHPLPHISFVRGKNNVKFLKDRYEAMKNFPMFDNIEYTEDFEEMKKWIPLMMEGRENNGGVMAASKIDEGTDVNYGALTRKMAKNLHDSSNVEVQYNHEVVDFERLSNGKWLVKIKNRNTGDVFEHQTDYLFIGAGGGAIPLLQKTGIPESKHLGGFPISGQFIACTNPQVIEQHDAKVYGKEPPGTPPMTVPHLDTRYIDGERTLLFGPFANIGPKFLKFGSNLDLFRSVKPYNISTLLAAAIKNVPLIKYSIDQVIMTKEGCMNHLRTFYPEARDEDWQLYTAGKRVQVIKDTEENGKGFIQFGTEVVNSEDHSVIALLGESPGASTSVSVALEVLERNFPEYTSDWKPKIKEMIPSYGESLINDEQLMRKIRKQTSEDLELGYYDKAKK from the coding sequence ATGGCAAAGTCTGAGAAAAAAGACGTTGTATTAATTGGTGCCGGTGTACTTAGTACAACATTCGGTTCAATGTTAAAAAGCATCGAACCTGAATGGGATATCCATTTATATGAACGTCTAGATCGTCCTGGTATTGAAAGTTCAAATGAACGAAACAATGCGGGTACAGGACACGCTGCGTTATGTGAATTGAACTATACAGTTCAACAACCAGATGGTTCAATTGATATCGAAAAAGCAAAAGAAATCAACGAACAATTTGAGATTTCTAAACAATTCTGGGGTCACTTAGTAAAAAGTGGTCAAATTGAAAATCCTAGAGAGTTTATTCATCCATTACCACATATTAGTTTCGTACGTGGTAAAAATAACGTAAAATTCTTAAAAGATCGTTATGAAGCAATGAAAAACTTCCCTATGTTCGATAATATCGAATATACAGAAGACTTTGAAGAAATGAAAAAATGGATTCCGTTAATGATGGAAGGTCGCGAAAATAACGGTGGCGTTATGGCGGCTAGTAAAATTGATGAAGGTACAGACGTTAACTACGGTGCTCTTACTCGTAAAATGGCTAAAAACCTTCATGACTCTTCAAACGTTGAAGTACAATACAATCATGAAGTTGTAGACTTTGAACGTTTATCAAATGGTAAATGGTTAGTTAAAATTAAAAACCGTAATACTGGTGATGTATTTGAACATCAAACAGATTATTTATTTATTGGTGCCGGCGGTGGAGCGATTCCACTTCTACAAAAAACTGGCATTCCAGAAAGTAAACACTTAGGTGGATTCCCAATTAGTGGTCAGTTCATTGCTTGTACTAACCCTCAAGTTATTGAACAACACGATGCCAAAGTATACGGTAAAGAACCACCTGGCACACCACCTATGACAGTTCCTCACTTAGATACGCGTTATATCGATGGTGAAAGAACATTATTATTTGGACCATTCGCGAATATTGGACCAAAATTCCTTAAATTTGGTTCTAACCTTGATTTATTCAGATCTGTTAAGCCATATAACATCTCAACATTATTAGCTGCAGCAATTAAGAATGTGCCATTAATTAAATATTCAATTGATCAAGTGATTATGACTAAAGAAGGTTGCATGAATCACTTACGTACATTCTATCCTGAAGCACGTGATGAAGATTGGCAATTATACACAGCAGGTAAGCGTGTACAAGTTATTAAAGATACTGAAGAGAATGGTAAAGGCTTCATTCAATTCGGTACTGAAGTTGTGAACTCTGAAGATCATTCAGTTATCGCTTTATTAGGTGAATCACCAGGAGCTTCTACTTCAGTTTCAGTTGCATTAGAAGTATTAGAACGTAATTTCCCTGAATATACTTCAGATTGGAAACCGAAAATTAAAGAAATGATTCCTTCTTATGGAGAATCATTAATTAATGATGAACAATTAATGAGAAAAATCCGTAAACAAACTTCAGAAGACCTAGAATTAGGTTATTATGATAAAGCTAAAAAATAG
- a CDS encoding fructose bisphosphate aldolase — translation MNKEQLEKMTNGKGFIAALDQSGGSTPKALKEYGINEDQYSNEDEMFQLVHDMRTRVVTSPSFSPDKILGAILFEQTMDREVEGKYTGDYLADKGIVPFLKVDKGLAEQQNGVQLMKPINDLDETLDRANERHIFGTKMRSNILELNEQGIKDVVEQQFEFAKKIIAKGLVPIIEPEVNINAKDKAEIEKVLKAEIKKGLDALNDNQLVMLKLTIPTEANLYKELADHPNVVRVVVLSGGYSRDEANKLLKDNDELIASFSRALASDLRASQSQEEFDKALGDAVDSIYDASVNKN, via the coding sequence ATGAATAAAGAACAATTAGAAAAAATGACTAATGGCAAAGGATTTATCGCAGCATTAGACCAAAGTGGCGGTAGTACTCCTAAAGCGCTTAAAGAATATGGCATTAATGAAGACCAATATAGCAATGAAGATGAGATGTTCCAACTTGTACATGATATGCGTACTCGCGTAGTAACTTCACCATCATTTTCACCTGATAAAATCTTAGGTGCAATTCTATTCGAACAAACAATGGATCGTGAAGTAGAAGGTAAATATACTGGTGATTACTTAGCTGACAAAGGTATTGTACCTTTCTTAAAAGTCGATAAAGGTTTAGCTGAACAACAAAATGGTGTTCAATTAATGAAACCTATCAATGACTTAGACGAAACATTAGACCGTGCAAATGAACGTCATATCTTTGGTACTAAAATGCGTTCTAATATCTTAGAATTAAATGAACAAGGTATCAAAGACGTTGTTGAACAACAATTCGAATTTGCTAAAAAAATCATTGCTAAAGGGTTAGTACCAATCATCGAACCAGAAGTAAACATTAATGCAAAAGATAAAGCTGAAATTGAAAAAGTATTAAAAGCTGAAATCAAAAAAGGCTTAGACGCATTAAATGATAATCAATTAGTAATGTTAAAATTAACTATTCCTACTGAAGCTAACTTATACAAAGAATTAGCTGACCATCCTAACGTTGTACGTGTCGTTGTATTATCTGGCGGTTATAGCAGAGACGAAGCTAACAAATTATTAAAAGACAACGATGAATTAATCGCAAGCTTCTCACGTGCATTAGCAAGCGACTTACGCGCTAGCCAATCTCAAGAAGAATTCGATAAAGCGTTAGGCGACGCAGTAGATTCAATCTATGACGCATCAGTAAATAAAAATTAA
- a CDS encoding FAD-dependent oxidoreductase, giving the protein MKYVVVGTSHAGYEVIETLLKEDSNAEIHVFESGDKPSFLSCGIQSYLEDVSPSLDSLHYASKASYKEQGVNIRVNSTVTDLNTDKKVITVEQNGQSNEVTYDKLFLSPGGKPVTPPIDGIDQYNNVLFMRGRKWADQIKQRVPQAKKAVVVGGGYIGIEAAEAFAKAGIETTIVDIADRILNTYLDQEFTDILQQNSEKNGLYFKGGETVQSLSGDDNGNVTKVVTDKNEYEADTVLFAVGVTPATEWLDGKIELGEKGIINIDHQQQTSAKDVYAGGDATLVPFAPVEEDRYIALATNSRRQGVVAAKNMTGKNMTMPRVSGTSGLQLFDYKFGQTGVHGTEADSYDGNLGQKYVEELIHPKFMQDETTIHMKIIYDEDSHQILGGQVMSTEDVTASINTISIAISAGYTLEQLAVQDFFFQPDYDRPWNYLNVLAQQALGDTFGSDKMLF; this is encoded by the coding sequence ATGAAATATGTAGTCGTTGGTACATCACATGCTGGTTATGAAGTGATTGAAACACTTTTAAAAGAAGATTCAAATGCTGAAATTCATGTATTTGAAAGTGGAGATAAACCTTCATTCTTATCTTGTGGTATTCAAAGCTATTTAGAAGATGTTTCACCGTCATTAGATTCATTACACTATGCTTCTAAAGCTTCTTATAAAGAACAAGGCGTTAACATCCGTGTAAACAGTACTGTTACTGACTTAAATACAGATAAAAAAGTGATAACTGTAGAACAAAATGGACAATCTAATGAAGTAACGTATGACAAATTGTTCTTAAGTCCTGGCGGTAAACCAGTTACTCCCCCAATTGACGGCATTGATCAGTATAATAACGTACTATTTATGCGTGGTCGTAAATGGGCAGATCAAATTAAACAACGCGTGCCTCAAGCTAAAAAAGCGGTTGTCGTAGGTGGTGGCTATATTGGTATCGAAGCTGCCGAAGCCTTCGCTAAAGCAGGTATTGAAACAACGATAGTTGACATTGCAGATAGAATTTTAAATACGTATTTAGATCAAGAATTCACTGACATTTTACAACAAAATTCAGAAAAAAATGGTCTTTACTTCAAAGGCGGTGAAACCGTTCAATCGTTATCTGGTGATGACAATGGAAACGTAACAAAAGTTGTAACCGATAAAAATGAATATGAAGCAGATACTGTTTTATTCGCAGTCGGTGTTACACCTGCAACTGAATGGTTAGATGGCAAAATTGAATTAGGCGAAAAAGGTATTATCAATATTGACCATCAACAACAAACTTCTGCTAAAGATGTATATGCTGGTGGCGACGCAACACTTGTACCATTCGCTCCAGTTGAAGAAGATCGTTACATTGCTTTAGCGACAAACTCTCGTCGTCAAGGTGTCGTAGCAGCAAAAAATATGACTGGTAAAAATATGACTATGCCAAGAGTATCCGGAACATCTGGATTGCAATTATTTGATTATAAATTTGGACAAACTGGTGTACACGGTACAGAAGCTGATAGTTATGATGGCAATTTAGGTCAAAAATATGTTGAAGAACTGATTCATCCAAAATTTATGCAAGACGAAACTACAATTCACATGAAAATCATTTACGATGAAGATAGTCATCAAATTTTAGGTGGACAAGTCATGTCTACAGAAGATGTTACAGCTTCTATCAATACAATTTCTATAGCGATATCAGCAGGATATACACTAGAACAATTAGCCGTACAAGATTTCTTCTTCCAACCTGACTACGATCGCCCATGGAATTACCTCAACGTGCTTGCTCAACAAGCGCTTGGTGATACGTTCGGTAGTGACAAAATGCTATTCTAA
- a CDS encoding pyruvate, water dikinase regulatory protein — protein MEEKNDQVLKLFIVSDSIGETAQRMIHATLTQFPDLTQVEIKKFPYIKDEQEFLNVLQLAREQNAIVATTLVSESFNALGHQFAKEHDIPYVDYMSELIRIIETHTDAKPLMESGALRKLNDEYFKRIEAIEYSVKYDDGKHFTDIGEADALIVGVSRTSKTPLSMYLANKGYKIANIPLVPEVAIPDNVFQQKGLKVFGLTASPNYIANIRRNRAETLGLSAESTYNSLERIKKELSYAEEVFKKLNATVINTEYKSIEESAFYIEKFLMQR, from the coding sequence GTGGAAGAGAAGAACGATCAAGTTTTAAAGTTATTTATTGTTTCGGATTCAATTGGGGAAACGGCACAACGTATGATTCATGCTACATTAACCCAATTCCCAGATTTGACCCAAGTTGAGATTAAGAAATTTCCGTATATTAAAGATGAACAAGAATTTCTTAATGTGCTTCAACTTGCTCGAGAACAAAATGCAATTGTAGCGACAACATTAGTGAGCGAATCATTTAATGCTTTAGGTCATCAGTTTGCGAAAGAACATGATATTCCATACGTCGATTATATGTCAGAGTTAATTCGAATAATTGAAACGCATACAGATGCCAAACCTTTAATGGAAAGTGGCGCATTACGTAAACTTAATGATGAATATTTCAAACGTATTGAAGCTATTGAATACTCAGTCAAATATGATGATGGTAAACATTTTACAGATATTGGTGAAGCGGATGCGTTAATTGTAGGAGTTTCACGTACGTCTAAAACACCATTAAGCATGTATTTAGCCAACAAAGGTTATAAAATCGCAAACATTCCTTTAGTACCGGAAGTTGCCATTCCAGACAATGTATTTCAACAAAAGGGGCTAAAAGTGTTTGGCTTAACTGCAAGTCCGAACTATATTGCAAACATTCGTCGCAATCGTGCTGAAACGTTAGGGTTATCTGCTGAGTCTACATATAATAGTTTGGAACGTATTAAGAAAGAACTCTCTTATGCAGAAGAAGTTTTCAAAAAATTGAATGCTACAGTCATCAATACTGAGTATAAATCTATTGAAGAATCTGCATTTTATATAGAAAAGTTTTTAATGCAACGATAA
- a CDS encoding PadR family transcriptional regulator, with translation MFRRRPEMIRQRMERFEGFDFGRGFGGPRGGDRDRFFKKGNLQFVILKMLKEESRHGYQIIKDLEERFKGFYSPSPGSVYPILQMLEDREFVSISKDGKKKVYSITEEGEKFLEENINNDEFTQRMKQFQNIDFEQLKASREQLHEVFQGFMKASQQALQDEELKKEFDQFVEETKARLEQFSK, from the coding sequence ATGTTCAGAAGAAGACCTGAAATGATAAGACAAAGAATGGAGCGATTTGAAGGATTTGATTTTGGTAGAGGATTTGGTGGTCCGAGAGGTGGCGATCGTGACCGCTTTTTCAAGAAAGGCAATTTACAATTTGTCATTCTTAAAATGTTGAAGGAAGAATCACGCCACGGATATCAAATTATTAAAGATTTAGAAGAACGTTTTAAAGGCTTCTATTCACCTAGTCCTGGATCGGTTTATCCTATCTTACAAATGTTAGAAGATAGAGAATTTGTATCAATCTCTAAAGATGGTAAAAAGAAAGTGTACTCAATCACTGAAGAAGGTGAGAAGTTCTTAGAGGAGAATATTAATAATGATGAATTTACACAACGAATGAAACAATTTCAAAATATAGACTTTGAGCAATTAAAAGCATCACGAGAACAATTACATGAGGTGTTCCAAGGATTTATGAAAGCGAGTCAGCAAGCACTACAAGATGAAGAATTGAAAAAAGAGTTTGACCAGTTTGTTGAAGAAACAAAAGCACGTTTGGAACAATTTTCTAAATAA